The following is a genomic window from Brevibacterium limosum.
TTCAATCGTGTGAACCAGCACACAGCAGCGAAGGGAGACGCCTTGGTCAGCGTTGGAGCGGAAGTCGAGAGCGAAGAACAGCAGACCGACCCACTCAGCATCGGCAGAAGAATCCGATTTTTTCGCAAGAAGCGTGGATTGACCCTCAACGAGCTGGGGCAGGAAGTGGGCCGCGCGGCCTCTCAGATCTCCACGATCGAGAACGGCAAGCGAGAAACTTCTGTCACCCTCTTGGCCGCGATCGCTAAGGCGTTGAAGACGGATGTCTCCGAGCTCATCGACCCCGCACCGATCGACGAACGCCAAGCCCTCGAGCTCGAGGCGGAACGCAATCAGGCCTCCCCCATGTATTCCTCTCTGGGGCTGCCGCAGGTGCGGATCAAGTCGCTGCCGGCCGACGCCCTCGAGGCGATCGTCGGTCTCCAGCGGCAGCTCGGCGAGGTCCTCGAACGTCGTGCGGCCACCCCCGAGGAGGCTCGGCGGGCGAACCGCGAGCTGCGCGATCGGATGAAGGAGAAGAACAACTACTTCGCCGATCTCGAGGCCACCGCTGCCGAGCTGCTCGACCTAGTCGGCTACGAATCCGGAACGGTGTCACAGCGGCAGACGGCGCTCATCGCCGAGAAGCTCGGCTTCAGCCTCCACTACGTCTCCGACCTGCCCGAATCGACTCGGTCGATCTCGGACACCGCGAACAAGCGGCTGTATCTGCCCAACGCCGATGCCGCTTTCGACCCTCGCTCGCACCTGCTCATGAGCTTGGCTCCGCATGTGCTCGGCTATGACTCTCCGAAGGACTTCCACGAGTTCCTCCAGCAGCGCGTCGAGGCCAACTATCTGGCTGCGGCGATCCTGCTGCCCGAGTCCGCGGCCGTGCCGATGCTCGAGGAGGAGAAGAAGAAGCGAGTGCTCTCGGTCGAGCATCTGCGCGATATGTTCGGCGTCGGCTACGAGATGGCGGCCCACCGGTTCACGAACCTCGCCACCGAGCACCTCGGACTGCCCGTCCACTTCATGAAGGTCCACAATTCCGGCACGATCCACAAGGCGTACTCGAACGACGGGCTGCCGTTCCCCACCGATCCCCTCGGCGCCATCGAGGGCCAGTTCGCGTGCAAGCGCTTCACTTCACGCACCGTCTTCCGCGTCGCCGACCGGTTCAGCCCGTACTACCAGTACACCGACACCCCGCAGGGATCGTATTGGTGCACCGCCCGCGTGCTGCCCGGCGGCGACTTTGCCATCAGCGTCGGCGTCCCGTTCTCCCACGTCCGCTGGTTCGAGGGGCGGGAATCGCCGATCCGTTCGCAGTCGGCATGCCCGGATCCGTCCTGCTGCCGGCAGGCGCCGGAAGACCTCGCGGAGAAATGGGAGGATCAGGCGCTGCCGTCGGCGCGGATGCACGCGTCCCTGCTGGCCGCGGTTCCGCCCGGTGCGGTGCCCGGCGTCGACGACACCGAGGTCTACGAGTTCCTCGAGCGCCATTCCGGCTGATCGTCGACACCGATCGACGGTGCAGAAAATCCTCGCCGAGGCGGCTCCCCCACTTCGGGTGCCCCGTGACCGCCGCTGACGAGCGTTCGGATCATTCCGCCAGGACTTCCGCCAGGCGGACGAGCATGAGTTCGCGCCACCACAGGTATTCGTGCCCGCCCACGAACGGTCGAGGAGCGATGTCGATGCCGCGAGCGGCGAATTCTTCGGTCGCCTCGGCGACGGAATCTGCGATGGTGGTCTCGAGGATCCCGTGGTCGACGCAGAACGTCGGACGTGCGGCGGTAGCCGTCCGGGTTTCCACCGTCCGAGACTCCGGCTCCCCCGCGGGCCCGCCCGGCTCACTGTCGGCTCTGCTCGGCGAGAGATCCCAGATCCTGCGCCCCCGATCGTCGGATTCCCAGAACGACGGCGAAAGGCAGATTCCGCGGAACGACTCCGGGTGCCGCAGAGAGAAGAATGCCGCGGCCAGCCCTCCGTATGAGGCCCCTGCGACGATCGTGCGGACCGAGAACTCCGGCACCGTCTGACGAACGAGAGCGAGGACGTCGTCGCAGAACCGCGGATTCATCACGAGGTCATCGGCGCGCTGGCAGACGGCCGCGCCCTCGTCGGGGCCATCAGCCCCGACGGGTGCATGGTCGACGGCGATGACCACTGACGGAGGGGACACCAGCTCGTCGATGGCCGTGAGCAGTCCGCCGCGGATGAACCGCAATCCGTCGAAGACGACGAGCACCGGCGCCGAGGTGGGACCTCGCTGCGGTCGGTGGATCCAGATCCGCCTCGGCGAGGCACCGAGGGTGAGCACGTGCTCGTCGGCGGACGGCCGATCATCCCCGGCCCCGCCGGGCACCTCCGATGCCGGCGCGTCCCCACCGGTCCAGATCAGGGGTCGGGCATCAGGTGCGGCGATTTCGAGGACCTGCTTCCCGCGCATGTCCGTGACCTCGCGCAGGCCATGGTGGCCGGCGGGAACGAATCCCCGCTCGAGAACATCGAGCCAGGTCGGACGGTCGGCGACCTGGAGCCCTCGCGGCACGGGCAGGAACTGGAGGGACCCACGGTAGCCTCTGGGAACCGCCAGCTCGATCGAATACTTCGTCTCATCGGCACAATCGACACTGTCGCCACCCTCATCCCGGACTGAGTGCCGAGCCATGATTCCCCCGGGCACATTGCGCCGGTCCGTGACTCCGTTGAGGTCGACGAAGATCTCCTGCTCGTCACCGGGAGCCGCCTCGGCGGGGATGGTTGAGGCCGGAAGATCCACCTGCAGCGCCCAGCTCTCGTCCGGACCGTTTTCGATCCATGTGCACAGCGCGGGGACCAGTCGAGTTGTGCTCATGGACACAATCACCTTCATTATAAGTTTGGTTAGCCTCAGCTAAGTTATCACGGTCCATGCGCACAGATCCCCAGGGATCTCCGACCTCGACAGCGGTGACGGTCGTCCGGCGAGGGGCCCTCAGCGGGCCGCGTTCTCGAAGGCCCGATCGACGATCGATTCGGCGATCGCCAGCGCCGAGGTGGCCGCCCACTTCGGCACGGACCTGACCACGGTCAGCCTTCCGCGCCTGGTCATGGTGAGTTCGTCGATGAGTTCGCCTTCGGCGGTCATCGCCTGTGCTCGGACTCCGCGAATGCCGGGAGTGACGGCGTCGGGGTCGAGTTCGGGGACGAAGCGGCGGATTCCGTCGACGAAGGCGGTCTTGCTGACCAGGGGTCTGACACCGCGGACAGCTGTCTTCGCGGTCTGCGCGGCGAACTTCCAGAATCCTTTGGATCTGGCGGTCGAACCGATGTCGGCGAGGTCGAATCCGGGCCGGTCGTAGGATTCGCGGCCGAGGGCGACGAAGGTGTTCGGTCCGAGGATGAGCCCGTCGTCGAGTCCGCGCACGATCGAGGTTTCGGCGAAGGGAGCCTGCGGGTCGGGAACGGACCCGATGATGCCGCGGACCACCTCGGTGTCGGAGGCCGGGATCCGGTAGTAGTCACTGGTGAAGGGCACGATCCGCGGTTCGGCGTCGAGTCCGGCGGCGACCGAGAGGCGATCGGCCTGGAGACCGGCGCAGACGATGACGATGTCGAAGGTGCCGAGCACTTCCTCGGCGGCAGCGTCCCGATCCGAGCCGTCGCGGTGCGGGGCCTCGTTCTGCCCGCCGTCGGTTCGTGAGCCGTCGCTGCGAGCACTGCTGCGTTCGTCGTCGATGCGCCCATCCGGTGGGCGCCTGTCGTCACGACGCGACCAGGAGTCCGAGAGCTTCTGCGTCCACTCGCCGATCGTCGACTCGGCCTGCTTGAACCAGTCTTGCCCGCCGAAGCGATCGCGCAGCTCATCGCCGATGCCGATGACGGGCTCGCGGCGGTGATACGTGCGCGGCCGCTCGTGGCGGTGATCTCGATCGCCGGCAGTGCCCTCGTCAGGGCCGGACGCGACATCGCCGTCCCGAGCGCCGGCAGCGCCCTGGCCCCGGTCGTCATCACCGGAATCCCCGGCTGCGGACTCATGCCCCGACGGCGAGTCATCTGCCGGAACGGATCGCCCGCGCAGTCGGACTTCGCTGCTCATGGTGTCGAAGGCGGTGACCTCGGTGCGGAAGCGGAATGTCCCTCCCGCGGCGCGCACATCGGAGGCGAGCGCGTCGGTGAGTGCCGAGAAGTCGGCGATGGCCGCGTGGGGTGAGAAGAGTCCGAGGACGCCTCTGACGGCTGGTTCGACGGCTCCGATCTCGTGGCGTTCGAGCAGTCTCGCGCCGGGGACCTCATTGTCTTTGGCGCGGGCGAAGATCTCTTCGAGACGTTCTGCTTCGTCGGTGTTCTGGGCGATGAGCAGCTGACCGCATTCCCGGTAGGGCACTCCGGCCTCGGCCATATAGGGGATGAGCAGCTGGAGGCCTCGCCGGGTGAGCTTCGCTTCCGCCGCCCCGGGCCTCTGGTCCAGTCCGGAGTCGACGATTCCGGAGGTGTGGCCGCTCTGATGTGCGGCGACGGAATCGGCCTTGTCGAAGACGGTGACCTCGGCGTCGGGGTGCCTCATGGTGACTTCGCGGGCGGCGGCGACACCGAGGATGCCGGTGCCGACGACGGCCACTCGTGAAATACTCATACAGCAATCTTGGCACCGTTCGGGGTGAAGGAGAAGGATGACGACCGTCTTGGAGTGGCCGGGCAAGGCCGCCGCCTTCGCCCTCGGTCGCCGCCTGGCCGCGGAATCCGGAACCGGGCCCTGCCTCGGTGCGGGTGAACGGGAGCCCATGCGCCGCCTCGGGGACGGTGTCTCCGAACGGGAGGGTCGCCTCGGTGGGGGTCGTCCGCACCTGCGGGATGCCGACGGCTCCTCTCATGTTCCCGATCCGCGCGAGAATCTGCTCATCGTCGGGGACAATCTGCCCGCGCTGACGGCGCTGCTGGCCACGCATCGCCGACGGGTCAAGGTCGTCTACATCGACCCGCCGTACAACACGGGCAATGCTCATACGTACAAGGACCACGGGCACGATCACGCCAGCTGGCTGTCGTTCATGACGCCGCGGCTGCTGCTGGCGCGTGAGCTCATGCGCGACGACGGGGTGCTGTTCCTCCATCTCGATGACAAGGAGAGCGCGTGGGCGCAGCTGCTCGGGCACGAGATCTTCGGTGAGGACAACTCGCTGGGCACGCTCATCCATCAGCGGGCGAAGGGCGGGGGCAATGCGCGCTCGTTCGTGCGCGGACACGATTATGTGCACGTGTGGGCCCGCGATGCGAGCCGGGCCGGGCCGTTCCTCACGGAGAAGAAGTCACCGGCGAAGCTCGAGGTCATCGATGGGCGCCGCATGCTCGTGGAGACCGACGTGCTGCGTGCCGGATTCGGTCGGTATGCGCGCGGGTCGGAGCGGCGCCTGATGTATGAGGACATCTTCGCGGTCAAGGGCGAGACGAAACTCGCCGAGGTGGACGCGAAGCTCGCGACCGGCGAGTACATCCTGCGGCCCTGGGGCTCGGAGGGCAAGCACGCGGTGGTGCGGGTGACGCCGGCGGAGAAGGCGAGCTCGAAGATGTACTCGATCGTCAAGGCTCTCGGCGGGCAGAACGACCTCGAGCCGCTGGGGCTGGCCGGGGTGTTCAGCTATCCGAAGCCGGTCGAGCTGGTCAAGGCGCTCGTGGCCTCGCAGACATTCTTCGATCCCGATGCCATCGTGCTCGATTTCTTCGCGGGGTCCGGGACCACGGCGCAGGCCGTGATGGCCGCGAACGAACGGGACCAGGGGTCGCGGTCGTTCGTCCTCGTGCAGACTCCGGAGCCGCTGCGGTCGAAGACGGCCCGGGACGTGGTGGCTGCGAGCGATGGAGTCGGTGCGGGCGGCATCGGTGTCGACGTTTCCGAGGCCGGCGGTTCGGAAGCCGGTGGCTCGGAAGCCGGCGCGCCAGACTCAAATGCCGGTGGCGGGTTCCCGACGATCAGCGAGCTCACCGCCGAACGCATCCGCCGCGCCGCCGACATCCACTCCCCCGGCCTGGCGTTCACGCAGCTCGAGGTCACTGAGCTCGGTCGCACCGAGTAGAGCTGCGCGAGCTCCTCGAGCCGCCGTGGAGCCGCCCGACCTGGAGAATCGACGCCCTTGGAGAGATTCCCTCCGTTCAGCCGCACTCGTTGCGGCCGCGCACGTTGCGGCCGCGCTCGTTGCGGCCGCGCACGTTGCGTGGATTGTCTGGTCGATCCGGGGCGGTCTCACGCGGCAGAACGCCGTGGATCGACCAGACAATCGCTTCCGACTGGGCTTCGCCTCACCCCGCCCGTCTAGCGCGGGGTCAGTGAGTGGCCAGCGGTGCGAGTTCCGCCTCGAGGATCTCCTTCGCCGAGGCGGCGCCGCGCTCATCGAGCATGACCTCCTGAGCCAGCCCCTTGCCCAAGGCGATCATCCGCATCGCCCACGTGCGAGCAGCATCGCCGCCGCTTGAATCGTCAGAACCGGCTTCAGTGCCGACGGCTGCCCGATACAGCCGGATTCCGAGCGTGAGAGTCGCACGGTCGCTGGCGCGGATGATCTCGGCGATCTGCTCGTCCATCACCGCCCTGGCGACGTACGTGTACCACACGGACGCACCAATGCGCATGGCCTCACCTGCGGGAACGAACGCGAAACAGAACTCACGGAGCGCGCTCAGCGCACGCACGGAACCGGGGCCGGATGACGCATCGACGTCCTCCGGATCGGCCACCTCGGCGCCTTGGACGAGCTGTCGGCAGCCCTCGAGGATGAGCTCACTGCGCGAGGGGAAGTAATGCTGTACGCGGCCGACGGAGATTCCGGCCGCCTCGGCGACCGAACGGAATGACACTCCATCGATCCCTTTGAGGTAGATGACCTGCCACAGGGTATGAACGATCTCGGTGCGGCGCTGGGCATGGTCGACGATCTTCGGCATCCTCCCACTTTACAATACGATCAACTTGAATCATTATTGCAGTATGAGTGTATTGCCATCGAAAAATGAAGGCATATCGGTGCGCGGGCTGACGAAGAGCTACGGCGACCATCGAATCGTGGACGATCTCAGCTTCGATGTCGCATCAGGCCAGGTGACGGGGTTCCTCGGTCCCAACGGCGCAGGAAAATCAACGACGCTGCAGATGATCCTCGGCCTCGCCTCGCCGGACTCCGGCACCGCGACCATCCACGGCCGCCGTCTGCCCGAACACGCAGAACCTGGACGCATCGTCGGAGCGTTCCTCGGCGTCGAACATATGCTGCCGGGGCTCACCGTGCGGGGGCACCTCGACTGGATCGCCACTGCGACGGGAACTGAGCCCGCCCGGATCGACGAGATGCTCGAACTCGTCGACCTCAACCATGCATGCTCCCGCCGCATCTCCCAACTGTCATTGGGCATGCGGCAGCGGCTGGGGATCGCCGCCGCACTGCTCACCGACCCCGAAGTGCTGATCCTCGACGAACCGCTCAACGGACTCGATCCTGCCGGAATCTCCTGGCTGAGGTCTCTGCTCACCCATTTTGCGAGCACGGGCAGGACGGTTCTGCTGTCGAGCCACCTGCTCCGGGAGATGGAGCTAGTCGCCCATCACGTCATCATCATCCGCGACGGCCTCCTCATCGCCGACCGCTCCCTCGACGCACTGCGGCGGGAGTCCTCGATACGGGTGCGCGTTCAGGGCGCGAACCTCGCACCGCTGCTCGAACATCTGCGGGCAGATGGCATCTCGGCCGAGCCCGATGACTGGGGCACTCATGCCACGGTCTCCGGGCGCGAACCCGGCGAGATCTTCCGACTCTGTGTCCGCCTCGGAGTGGAACTCACGGGGCTCGCCGCCGAGGAATGCGGCCTCGAAGACACTTTCCTCGGCCTCACCGACGCCACCGACGATCGGCACAGACACACTCCTCGACACCCGAGACAGGGAGCGACGGCATGACCACGACTCCACCGACCGCATCGATCTCCACAACCGGACCGTCCTCGCCGATCATCGCTCGGCCACGATGGACAAGGGCCGAATGGGCGAAGTTCCGTGACCTGCGACGGCCGCGGCAGCTGCTCATCGTCACGCTCATGCTGGGCGTGGTCTCGGCCGTCCTGCTCGTGCTCACCATCCCCGCCACCCGCGGTACCCCATTGTCGGAGACCAGCACCGAGGATGTTCTCTCGGCCAGCGTCCTCGGCGTGGATGCCGCCGCGGCCGTTCTCGTCGTCCTCGCGGCCTGGTTCGCCGGGGTCGAATTCCGCACCGGCGCAATCACCGATGCCCTGCTGCGCGCCCGCGGCCGATCGAGCATGGTCACGGCGAAGGCCCTCGTCATCGCCGCAGCAGCAGCCGGCACCGCGATCGTCACGGCCGTGGCGGTCACGATCGCCGGCAGTCTCCTTGCGAGGACTGCCGCCGGTGCGGACTGGACCGAGGTCCTCGCCGCAGTCGGCAGCCTCGATCATCTGCGGCTGGTGTTCGGCAGCACGCTCCTTCCCGTGGTCTGTTCGATCCTCGCAGTCTTCGGTGCGATCGTCTTCCGTTCGGTCACCGGCGGGGTGCTCACTCCGCTGGCCCTGCTGGCCGGTTCCATGCTCGCCGGCTGGCTGCCGGAAGGTATCGCTTCCATGCTTCGACCGTCCCTGCCCTTGGGTGGTGTGCACAATATCAGCGGGGTCGCCGAGGCGGGAGGAACCGAATACATCGGTGCCCTCCCGGCTCTCGTGGTCCTCGTCGCGTGGGTGGCCGGTGGAGCGCTGCTCGCGGCGTGGCGTCTGCGCCGACAGGATTTCTGAGACAGGTTCTGAGACTCCGAGTGCGAACAGTCGGACTTCTGAGACAGCACTCGGCTCGGCGTCGTAGGGTCGAGGTGACTCAGCTGCACAATCCGAAAAGGAGCAACCATGTCCGTCGTCGCCATCAACACCCTCACCGTCCCCGAACCGGCCCGCGCCGAACTTGAGAAGCGCTTCGCCGAGCGCAAGCACTCCGTCGACGGCGCCCCCGGGTTCGAAGGATTCCAGCTGCTCCGCCCCGTCGCCGGCGGCGACCAGTACTTCGTCTACACGCAGTGGGCGACTCATGAGGACTTCGAGAACTGGCGCGCCAACCGCTCCTCGGCGCACGAGACCAGCGGCAAGAAGCCCGTGTCCGAGCAGGCGAATCTCCTCGAATTCGAGGTCGTCGACCTCGGCGAGTGAGGGCAGCACCCGCGGATCGGGCGCACCCGAACCTGGGCTGCCTCGGCGAGAGGACGTCGAGAACTCAACGGCCCGCCTCGGCGAGGCAATACCCATACCCAGGGACGTCGACCTACGGGCCGGCGTCCTTGTCCGTTCCACTCAACTCCTGGACTTTTCTGAACTCCTCGACTTCTCTGGACTCCTCGACTTCACCGGCCACGAAGATCTCATCGTCGGCGCACAGCGTCACGTCGCGGTCGGCGATGTCCCGGTGCGAGCGATCTCGGCGCGTGAAGGCGCACCTCGGAGATGCGGCACCATCGCAACGGTTCGCCCCTGCACGCAGACAACTCATCGGTAACGATCAGAATCCTGCTACTCTGCTTTATCGGAACTGCCGTGCGTTTTCGGAACTGCCGTGATTCGGCTTGTGCCCGCGGCACAGCCCTGCATCTGTTCGTCCATCCACAGAGAAGTGTCGAGGAAACTCATGAGTCAACCTGAAACACAGACGGTCACCGACGATCGGGGGCACGGCTTCGTCCGGGCCCTCGGCACGGTCGACGCACTCTTCATCGGCTTCGGTGCCATGATCGGCTTCGGCTGGGTCGTGCTCACCGGAGAATGGCTCAACGGTGCGGGCACACTCGGTGCCATCATCGCCTTCGCCGTCGGCGGTATCATCATGTGCTTCGTCGGCACCGTGTATTCGGAGATGGTCGCGGCGATGCCGCACGCCGGCGGTGAGCACAACTACCTCATCAGGGCGATGGGCCCGCGGGTGTCCCTGTTCGGCTCGTGGGCGATCACCGGCGGCTACATCAGCGTCGTGATGTTCGAGGCCGTATCGGTGCCGAAGACCGCCGTCTACCTGTTCCCGAACCTCGAGCAGATCAAGCTCTGGAATATCGCCGGCTTCGACGTCTACCTCACCTGGGCTCTCGTCGGTACGATCACTGCGATCATCATCGCCCTCGTCAACATCCGCGGCGTCAAGGTCGCCTCCCTGGTCCAGACATTCGTCGTGTGGTTCCTCATCATCGTCGGTCTCATGCTGCTCACCGGCGGGTTCGTCGGCGGCAGCCTCGAGAACACCGAACCGCTGTTCACCGGCGGTGGCGCCGGGTTCATCGGCGTCATGGCGGTCGTGCCGTTCCTCTTCGTCGGCTTCGACGTCATCCCGCAGTCCGCCGAGGAGGTCAAGCTGCCACCGGCGAAGATCGGCAAGCTCGTCGTACTCTCGGTCGTCATGGCCATCGTCTTCTACATCATCATCATCGGCACCACCTCGATGGCGATGCCCGCCGATCAGCTGGGCACTCATGATCTCGTCACCGCAGACGCACTGTCGATCATGTTCGACTCGGACATCTGGGGCAAGATCGTCATCGCCGGCGGACTCGCAGGCATCATCACGTCATGGAATGCCTTCCTCATGGGCTCGTCCCGTCTCATGTGGGCGATGGCCGCGGCCGGCATGATTCCGAAGTGGTTCGGCAAGCTCCACCCGAAGTACCGCACCCCGTCGAATGCCATCATCTTCATCGGCATACTCTCGGCGATCGCTCCCTTCTTCGGCACTGCGGCGCTCGGCTGGATCGTCGACGCCGGCTCGCCTGCCATCGTCATCGCCTACTTCCTCGTCAGCGTCGGCTTCCTCGTCCTGCGCAAGCGCGAACCGAACATGGAGCGCCCGCTGCGCATCGGCGGGGATCGCAATGGAGGGGTGGTCATCGGCGTGATTTCGGCTGTGCTCACGCTCATCCTCTTCATCCTCTACATCCCGATCACCCCGGTCTCTGCACAGCTGGCGTGGCAATCGTGGGTCGGATTCGCCGTCTGGCTGCTCGTCGGCATCTGGTTCATGTTCCGCCTGCCCACCGGCATCAAGGCCGGGCCGAACGCCGAGAGCGAACTGCTCGCGAAGGTCAAGGCACTCCGCGGGAAGTGATCGCGCCGCCGCGCCGCACGGTTGGCCCGCTTGTTCGCCGAGGCGGCCCGCCCACCGAGACGGGGCACCCCATTTCGTCTCGCCGCCGCGCCGCACGCTCACGCATCCCTCGCCGTCAGTCGCACTCCTCGCCGTCAGTCGCACCCCGCACCGTTGCGAGCGCCCCTCACACTTAGCGGCTCATCACCCCTTTGCCACAGGGTGATGAGCCGCTAACGGTGAGGGGTGTTTTGCTACCTGTAGGAGAAGCCGCTCGGGGTGGGGGATACCTGCGTTCCCGACGGGAGGATTTGGCGCTGTCGGTGCGTGGTGCCGACGCTCTGCGGAGACAATTGCGACCGGGCATCCAAGCGGCCGCGCCTACAAGCGGCCGGACTTCCCAGCGTGCCGGGCATGCGAACGCGGCCGCCGGCTCGAAGCAACGGCGACCGCGCTCGGTCTCG
Proteins encoded in this region:
- a CDS encoding antibiotic biosynthesis monooxygenase family protein, with amino-acid sequence MSVVAINTLTVPEPARAELEKRFAERKHSVDGAPGFEGFQLLRPVAGGDQYFVYTQWATHEDFENWRANRSSAHETSGKKPVSEQANLLEFEVVDLGE
- a CDS encoding FAD-dependent oxidoreductase, encoding MSISRVAVVGTGILGVAAAREVTMRHPDAEVTVFDKADSVAAHQSGHTSGIVDSGLDQRPGAAEAKLTRRGLQLLIPYMAEAGVPYRECGQLLIAQNTDEAERLEEIFARAKDNEVPGARLLERHEIGAVEPAVRGVLGLFSPHAAIADFSALTDALASDVRAAGGTFRFRTEVTAFDTMSSEVRLRGRSVPADDSPSGHESAAGDSGDDDRGQGAAGARDGDVASGPDEGTAGDRDHRHERPRTYHRREPVIGIGDELRDRFGGQDWFKQAESTIGEWTQKLSDSWSRRDDRRPPDGRIDDERSSARSDGSRTDGGQNEAPHRDGSDRDAAAEEVLGTFDIVIVCAGLQADRLSVAAGLDAEPRIVPFTSDYYRIPASDTEVVRGIIGSVPDPQAPFAETSIVRGLDDGLILGPNTFVALGRESYDRPGFDLADIGSTARSKGFWKFAAQTAKTAVRGVRPLVSKTAFVDGIRRFVPELDPDAVTPGIRGVRAQAMTAEGELIDELTMTRRGRLTVVRSVPKWAATSALAIAESIVDRAFENAAR
- a CDS encoding TetR/AcrR family transcriptional regulator, which produces MPKIVDHAQRRTEIVHTLWQVIYLKGIDGVSFRSVAEAAGISVGRVQHYFPSRSELILEGCRQLVQGAEVADPEDVDASSGPGSVRALSALREFCFAFVPAGEAMRIGASVWYTYVARAVMDEQIAEIIRASDRATLTLGIRLYRAAVGTEAGSDDSSGGDAARTWAMRMIALGKGLAQEVMLDERGAASAKEILEAELAPLATH
- a CDS encoding APC family permease; the encoded protein is MSQPETQTVTDDRGHGFVRALGTVDALFIGFGAMIGFGWVVLTGEWLNGAGTLGAIIAFAVGGIIMCFVGTVYSEMVAAMPHAGGEHNYLIRAMGPRVSLFGSWAITGGYISVVMFEAVSVPKTAVYLFPNLEQIKLWNIAGFDVYLTWALVGTITAIIIALVNIRGVKVASLVQTFVVWFLIIVGLMLLTGGFVGGSLENTEPLFTGGGAGFIGVMAVVPFLFVGFDVIPQSAEEVKLPPAKIGKLVVLSVVMAIVFYIIIIGTTSMAMPADQLGTHDLVTADALSIMFDSDIWGKIVIAGGLAGIITSWNAFLMGSSRLMWAMAAAGMIPKWFGKLHPKYRTPSNAIIFIGILSAIAPFFGTAALGWIVDAGSPAIVIAYFLVSVGFLVLRKREPNMERPLRIGGDRNGGVVIGVISAVLTLILFILYIPITPVSAQLAWQSWVGFAVWLLVGIWFMFRLPTGIKAGPNAESELLAKVKALRGK
- a CDS encoding ABC transporter ATP-binding protein produces the protein MDDLSFDVASGQVTGFLGPNGAGKSTTLQMILGLASPDSGTATIHGRRLPEHAEPGRIVGAFLGVEHMLPGLTVRGHLDWIATATGTEPARIDEMLELVDLNHACSRRISQLSLGMRQRLGIAAALLTDPEVLILDEPLNGLDPAGISWLRSLLTHFASTGRTVLLSSHLLREMELVAHHVIIIRDGLLIADRSLDALRRESSIRVRVQGANLAPLLEHLRADGISAEPDDWGTHATVSGREPGEIFRLCVRLGVELTGLAAEECGLEDTFLGLTDATDDRHRHTPRHPRQGATA
- a CDS encoding site-specific DNA-methyltransferase, producing MTTVLEWPGKAAAFALGRRLAAESGTGPCLGAGEREPMRRLGDGVSEREGRLGGGRPHLRDADGSSHVPDPRENLLIVGDNLPALTALLATHRRRVKVVYIDPPYNTGNAHTYKDHGHDHASWLSFMTPRLLLARELMRDDGVLFLHLDDKESAWAQLLGHEIFGEDNSLGTLIHQRAKGGGNARSFVRGHDYVHVWARDASRAGPFLTEKKSPAKLEVIDGRRMLVETDVLRAGFGRYARGSERRLMYEDIFAVKGETKLAEVDAKLATGEYILRPWGSEGKHAVVRVTPAEKASSKMYSIVKALGGQNDLEPLGLAGVFSYPKPVELVKALVASQTFFDPDAIVLDFFAGSGTTAQAVMAANERDQGSRSFVLVQTPEPLRSKTARDVVAASDGVGAGGIGVDVSEAGGSEAGGSEAGAPDSNAGGGFPTISELTAERIRRAADIHSPGLAFTQLEVTELGRTE
- a CDS encoding alpha/beta hydrolase, whose amino-acid sequence is MSTTRLVPALCTWIENGPDESWALQVDLPASTIPAEAAPGDEQEIFVDLNGVTDRRNVPGGIMARHSVRDEGGDSVDCADETKYSIELAVPRGYRGSLQFLPVPRGLQVADRPTWLDVLERGFVPAGHHGLREVTDMRGKQVLEIAAPDARPLIWTGGDAPASEVPGGAGDDRPSADEHVLTLGASPRRIWIHRPQRGPTSAPVLVVFDGLRFIRGGLLTAIDELVSPPSVVIAVDHAPVGADGPDEGAAVCQRADDLVMNPRFCDDVLALVRQTVPEFSVRTIVAGASYGGLAAAFFSLRHPESFRGICLSPSFWESDDRGRRIWDLSPSRADSEPGGPAGEPESRTVETRTATAARPTFCVDHGILETTIADSVAEATEEFAARGIDIAPRPFVGGHEYLWWRELMLVRLAEVLAE
- a CDS encoding ImmA/IrrE family metallo-endopeptidase — protein: MTLNELGQEVGRAASQISTIENGKRETSVTLLAAIAKALKTDVSELIDPAPIDERQALELEAERNQASPMYSSLGLPQVRIKSLPADALEAIVGLQRQLGEVLERRAATPEEARRANRELRDRMKEKNNYFADLEATAAELLDLVGYESGTVSQRQTALIAEKLGFSLHYVSDLPESTRSISDTANKRLYLPNADAAFDPRSHLLMSLAPHVLGYDSPKDFHEFLQQRVEANYLAAAILLPESAAVPMLEEEKKKRVLSVEHLRDMFGVGYEMAAHRFTNLATEHLGLPVHFMKVHNSGTIHKAYSNDGLPFPTDPLGAIEGQFACKRFTSRTVFRVADRFSPYYQYTDTPQGSYWCTARVLPGGDFAISVGVPFSHVRWFEGRESPIRSQSACPDPSCCRQAPEDLAEKWEDQALPSARMHASLLAAVPPGAVPGVDDTEVYEFLERHSG